The following are encoded together in the Hemicordylus capensis ecotype Gifberg chromosome 4, rHemCap1.1.pri, whole genome shotgun sequence genome:
- the LRATD2 gene encoding protein LRATD2, with the protein MGNQVEKLTHLNYKEVPTTDPTGMDRDEGPRIGVSYIFSNDDDEAEPQQDSGVSNLGGEHPASQPYDPRLHEVECSIYYRDECIYRKSFSGDDTPPDEVGGGGGGHLATYTPENLLNKCKPGDLVEFVCQAQYPHWVVYVGDFQVVHLHRLEVVNSFLTDASQGRRGRIANQLYHYKPLSPATVVRNALDQVGCKDRDLSWRNSECFAAWCRYGKREFKIGGELRIGKQPYRLQIRLGEKRSHTLEFQSLEDLIMEKRRNDQIGRAAVVQELSSHLQAAEAEEDEDNNENTDPGAQPGSE; encoded by the coding sequence ATGGGGAATCAAGTGGAGAAACTGACACACTTAAACTACAAGGAAGTTCCCACGACTGACCCGACGGGCATGGACAGAGATGAGGGTCCCAGGATTGGGGTCTCCTATATATTTTCTAACGATGACGATGAAGCGGAGCCACAGCAGGACTCGGGAGTGTCGAACCTGGGCGGGGAGCATCCCGCATCGCAACCGTATGACCCCCGGCTGCACGAAGTGGAATGTTCAATCTATTACCGTGACGAGTGCATTTATCGGAAAAGCTTTTCTGGGGATGATACACCACCAGAtgaggtgggtggtggtggagggggacaTCTAGCCACCTACACACCAGAAAACCTGTTGAACAAATGCAAACCTGGAGATCTGGTGGAATTTGTGTGCCAGGCACAGTACCCCCACTGGGTGGTGTACGTAGGGGATTTCCAGGTGGtgcatctacacagactggaagtcgTGAACAGCTTTCTGACGGATGCCAGCCAGGGCAGGAGGGGACGCATCGCAAACCAGTTGTACCATTACAAGCCACTAAGTCCGGCGACTGTGGTGCGGAATGCCCTGGACCAGGTGGGTTGCAAGGATCGGGACCTCAGCTGGAGAAACTCTGAGTGTTTTGCGGCCTGGTGCCGTTATGGCAAGCGAGAGTTTAAAATTGGCGGGGAGCTGCGCATTGGCAAGCAGCCCTACCGGTTGCAGATCAGGCTGGGGGAAAAACGCAGCCACACGCTGGAATTCCAGAGCCTGGAGGATCTCATTATGGagaagaggaggaatgaccaGATAGGGAGGGCAGCTGTCGTCCAAGAACTTTCCAGCCATCTGCAAGCAGCAGAGGCAGAAGAAGACGAGGACAACAACGAGAACACGGATCCAGGTGCCCAGCCTGGCTCCGAGTAG